The Deltaproteobacteria bacterium PRO3 genome contains a region encoding:
- a CDS encoding RNA polymerase sigma factor, with protein sequence MNEIGACLSSDNLRNPLGKDFFNAAAEKLRPRLLAYLYRRLADRGEAEDLCQEALLGAYTALSESKAEAAFREGLFQIASRLADRAAEGAQPWGESSLEVLQDYLLEHEATQNELQETLESREEEYSLADHVDFCFTVTLQSLFPRERNAFLLTQMEGFTAGEAAGVMGASPEEVEEKAASASESLQENFAERCSLVKAGAPCKQCRVFGEWLLGPEEAEEELRGLPLQPSVKPEATFPKRLQLVSRIDPLHNGSDRFHEQLLQLLRRALGEKGLLKP encoded by the coding sequence ATTAACGAAATAGGAGCTTGCTTGAGTTCGGACAATCTTCGAAATCCCCTGGGGAAAGATTTCTTCAACGCGGCCGCGGAGAAGCTGAGGCCGCGCCTGCTGGCCTACCTCTACCGCCGCCTCGCGGATCGCGGGGAGGCGGAGGACCTCTGCCAGGAGGCGCTGCTCGGGGCCTATACCGCGCTCTCCGAGTCGAAAGCCGAAGCCGCCTTTAGGGAAGGACTCTTTCAAATCGCCTCCCGCCTCGCCGACCGCGCGGCCGAGGGGGCCCAGCCCTGGGGCGAAAGCTCCCTGGAGGTCCTGCAGGATTACCTCCTGGAGCACGAAGCGACTCAGAACGAGCTGCAAGAGACGCTGGAATCCCGCGAAGAGGAATACTCCCTCGCGGACCACGTCGACTTCTGTTTCACCGTGACCCTCCAATCGCTTTTTCCCCGCGAGCGCAACGCCTTCCTCTTGACCCAAATGGAGGGCTTCACCGCGGGGGAGGCCGCGGGCGTCATGGGGGCCTCGCCGGAGGAGGTCGAGGAAAAGGCCGCTTCCGCGTCGGAGAGCCTGCAGGAGAATTTTGCCGAGCGCTGCAGCCTGGTGAAGGCCGGCGCGCCCTGCAAGCAGTGCCGGGTCTTCGGCGAATGGCTGCTCGGGCCGGAAGAGGCGGAGGAAGAGCTGCGCGGCCTCCCGCTGCAACCCTCGGTGAAACCCGAGGCGACCTTTCCCAAGCGCCTGCAGCTCGTCTCGCGCATCGATCCCCTGCATAACGGTAGCGACCGCTTTCACGAGCAGCTGCTCCAACTGCTGCGCCGCGCCCTGGGGGAAAAGGGCTTACTGAAGCCCTAG
- a CDS encoding ABC transporter ATP-binding protein encodes MEILQAQDVVKEYTLGKLHVQALRGLSLAINSGEMLCIMGPSGSGKTTLLNLLGLLDEPSSGSILLQGKPTQNLSYKEAARLRSRFLGFIFQSFNLFPVLNAFENVEYPLLFHPLTRKERRDRVWAALADVQLREVALHRPDELSGGQRQRVAIARALVTHPLLILADEPTANLDSESAEAIMAAMQRLNQSHRTTFVFSTHDPRVVHHATRIVRISDGVIQHDGPQATVTNLLEKRLSK; translated from the coding sequence ATGGAAATCTTGCAGGCCCAAGACGTGGTCAAAGAATACACCTTGGGCAAACTTCACGTCCAAGCGCTGCGCGGCCTCAGCCTCGCCATCAACTCCGGGGAAATGCTCTGCATCATGGGCCCCTCGGGCAGCGGCAAGACGACGCTGCTCAACCTGCTGGGGCTCCTCGACGAGCCGAGTTCCGGGAGCATCCTCCTGCAGGGCAAGCCGACGCAAAATCTCTCCTATAAAGAAGCGGCTCGGCTGCGCAGCCGTTTTTTGGGTTTCATCTTTCAATCCTTCAACCTCTTCCCGGTCCTGAACGCCTTCGAGAACGTGGAGTACCCGCTGCTCTTCCACCCGTTGACGCGGAAGGAGCGCCGCGACCGCGTCTGGGCCGCCTTGGCCGACGTGCAGCTCAGAGAAGTCGCCCTGCACCGGCCGGACGAACTCTCCGGCGGCCAGAGGCAGCGGGTCGCCATCGCCCGCGCCCTGGTGACCCATCCGCTGCTCATCCTCGCCGACGAGCCGACAGCCAACCTGGACAGCGAATCCGCCGAGGCCATCATGGCCGCGATGCAGCGGCTCAACCAGAGCCACCGCACCACCTTCGTTTTTTCCACCCACGACCCCCGAGTCGTGCACCACGCCACACGGATCGTCAGAATCAGCGACGGCGTGATACAACATGACGGCCCTCAAGCGACGGTGACGAATCTCCTGGAGAAACGTCTCTCTAAGTAA
- a CDS encoding outer membrane lipoprotein-sorting protein → MTRKWVSGFILLQLGFGGICSAAAADPNEIVAKADAIRAPKGSYEFEATVTTYEGAEKKSENGYKVFVRDLDHSLVEFRLPASEKGKSLLMVEEDLWIYLPKVKKPVRIPLQQRLVGDVSNGDMARANFSNDYTAVLAGEEKVEGKDVYVLDLAAKSPKKTYSKIRYWVSKSDNRPVQAEYFTVSGQSLKTVTFEDFRSEAGAIRPMRLVFRDTLNKNKKSILEFKSMVKKDLAENMFTKDYMKTLE, encoded by the coding sequence ATGACTAGGAAGTGGGTGTCGGGTTTTATTCTTCTTCAATTGGGTTTCGGCGGCATCTGCTCCGCGGCGGCCGCGGATCCCAACGAGATCGTCGCCAAGGCCGACGCGATCCGCGCGCCGAAGGGTTCCTACGAGTTCGAGGCGACCGTGACGACCTACGAAGGCGCCGAAAAAAAATCCGAAAACGGCTACAAAGTCTTCGTGAGGGATCTGGACCATTCCTTGGTGGAGTTTCGGCTCCCGGCCTCCGAGAAGGGCAAGAGCCTCCTGATGGTCGAGGAGGATCTTTGGATATATCTCCCCAAGGTGAAAAAGCCGGTGCGCATCCCCCTGCAACAGCGGTTGGTGGGGGACGTCTCCAACGGAGACATGGCCAGGGCGAATTTTTCCAACGACTATACGGCCGTTCTCGCGGGCGAGGAGAAGGTCGAGGGGAAGGACGTGTATGTTCTCGATTTAGCCGCAAAATCGCCGAAGAAAACCTATAGCAAGATCCGCTACTGGGTTTCGAAGTCCGACAACCGGCCGGTGCAGGCGGAGTATTTCACCGTCTCGGGTCAGTCCTTGAAGACCGTGACCTTCGAGGACTTCCGCAGCGAGGCGGGCGCGATTCGTCCGATGCGCCTGGTATTCCGCGACACCCTGAACAAGAACAAGAAATCCATTCTCGAGTTCAAGTCCATGGTGAAGAAGGACCTGGCTGAAAACATGTTCACCAAAGACTACATGAAGACCTTGGAGTAG
- a CDS encoding DUF1302 domain-containing protein, with protein MAKPHWRRLWAGLSVLACLCGAVPAAAEEVGSESKPGEGASFWRDNFQYSVELRQETAYRIASPRNFSKIRQFVKAETKFTFNDHLKMKLGGRGWYDAVYDVTDQYPPDVRDSLRKELTIRDAYLDIAAPKVNIRLGNQQIVWGEALGQFFADVVTPKDLREFFLPSFEDVRIPIWALDLQYNFLPGWTLEAVLSPDMSVDKFAPPGADFAFFIPPPPPGVNQILLPDDKPQTDFKHWNGGVRFSYLVKGWDLAWFYYTSPDHVPALFKTLGVDAAGTPTLVLDPKHKRVHHLAATFSKSIGDSAVLRGEFVYTIGRFFNAQNLALNNGVVRRDQFRYVVGFDYSLGEFDMNAEFQQQAIFGQTANVADDIVDTWIFLRFEHEFLEAKLVPELIFIVGLEAGDTQVSPRLHYRVTPGVTLTWGADIFSGPQDTLYGEFDHSDRIFMNTSWKF; from the coding sequence GTGGCGAAACCTCATTGGCGGCGGCTATGGGCGGGGCTGTCGGTTCTGGCATGTCTCTGTGGCGCGGTCCCGGCGGCCGCCGAGGAGGTGGGATCCGAGTCCAAGCCGGGCGAGGGCGCCTCATTTTGGCGGGACAATTTCCAATACAGCGTCGAGTTGCGGCAGGAGACGGCCTACCGCATCGCCTCGCCCCGCAATTTCAGCAAGATCCGGCAATTCGTGAAGGCCGAGACCAAGTTCACCTTCAACGACCATCTCAAGATGAAGCTGGGCGGCCGCGGTTGGTACGACGCCGTCTACGACGTGACCGATCAGTATCCGCCCGACGTGCGCGACAGCCTGCGCAAGGAGCTCACCATCCGGGACGCCTACCTGGACATCGCGGCCCCCAAGGTGAACATCCGCCTGGGGAACCAGCAGATCGTCTGGGGCGAGGCCTTGGGGCAATTCTTCGCCGACGTAGTCACGCCGAAGGATTTGAGGGAATTCTTCCTACCCAGCTTCGAGGACGTCCGGATTCCCATCTGGGCCTTGGACCTCCAATATAATTTTTTGCCGGGCTGGACCCTGGAGGCGGTGTTGTCGCCGGACATGAGCGTGGATAAATTCGCCCCGCCCGGCGCGGACTTCGCCTTCTTCATCCCGCCGCCCCCGCCGGGAGTGAACCAGATCCTTCTGCCCGACGACAAGCCGCAGACCGACTTCAAGCATTGGAACGGCGGCGTTCGCTTTTCCTATTTGGTGAAGGGTTGGGACCTGGCCTGGTTCTATTACACCAGTCCCGATCACGTCCCCGCGCTGTTCAAGACCCTGGGCGTCGACGCGGCGGGCACGCCGACCCTGGTCCTGGACCCGAAGCACAAGCGCGTCCACCACCTGGCCGCCACGTTCAGCAAGTCGATCGGCGATTCGGCGGTGTTGCGGGGGGAGTTCGTCTACACGATCGGGCGCTTCTTCAACGCGCAGAACCTTGCCCTCAACAACGGAGTGGTCCGCCGCGACCAATTCCGCTACGTAGTCGGTTTCGATTACAGTCTCGGGGAATTCGACATGAACGCCGAGTTCCAACAGCAGGCCATCTTCGGCCAGACGGCGAACGTCGCCGACGACATCGTCGACACATGGATCTTCCTGCGCTTCGAGCACGAATTCCTCGAGGCCAAATTGGTGCCGGAGCTGATCTTCATTGTGGGCCTGGAAGCGGGGGACACCCAGGTCAGCCCGCGTCTGCACTACCGCGTCACGCCGGGGGTCACCTTGACCTGGGGCGCGGACATCTTCAGCGGGCCGCAGGACACCCTCTACGGGGAGTTCGACCACAGCGACCGCATCTTTATGAACACCAGCTGGAAATTTTAA
- a CDS encoding biotin/lipoyl-binding protein, with translation MSRIYTVLFEDQERQVEIKSVEGEYEVTLDGATHRFSPLLAKGSLYSFLIDGKEVLEADVVFRQDTCELNLQNIPYHLEVFDPRRRVVSQSEASGGGHGLISAPMPGKIVDVKVAVGDKVEKGQALVVIEAMKMQNELAAAIDGVVQEVNVKVGEAVESGQKLVLVAKAE, from the coding sequence ATGTCACGAATCTACACCGTATTGTTCGAAGACCAAGAACGCCAAGTCGAGATCAAGAGCGTCGAGGGCGAATATGAAGTCACGCTCGACGGCGCGACTCACCGCTTTTCGCCGCTGTTGGCGAAGGGTTCTCTTTATTCTTTCCTGATCGACGGCAAGGAGGTCCTCGAGGCCGACGTCGTCTTCCGCCAGGACACCTGCGAGCTCAATCTGCAAAACATCCCCTACCACCTCGAAGTCTTCGACCCGCGCCGCCGCGTGGTCTCGCAGAGCGAAGCGTCGGGCGGCGGCCACGGCCTGATCAGCGCCCCGATGCCCGGCAAGATCGTCGACGTCAAGGTCGCGGTGGGCGACAAGGTCGAGAAGGGCCAGGCCCTCGTCGTCATCGAGGCAATGAAGATGCAAAACGAACTTGCCGCGGCGATCGACGGGGTCGTCCAGGAAGTCAACGTCAAGGTCGGCGAGGCGGTGGAGTCGGGGCAAAAGCTTGTCTTGGTCGCGAAAGCCGAGTAA
- the accC gene encoding acetyl-CoA carboxylase biotin carboxylase subunit, giving the protein MVTQRKIKKILIANRGEIAVRVIRACRDMGIATVAVFSDPDRAALHVRRADEAVHLGPASPKESYLNVDKLLAAAKATGADAIHPGYGFLSENADFARAVTQAGLIFIGPDPEVIVKMGSKIGARQIAEAAGVPVVPGIKHALKNADEALEVAKKIGFPVLLKAAAGGGGKGMRAVREEKELKSAFQMAQNEALNSFKDDAVYVEKLVEGPHHIEVQVFGDHHGNVVHLWERECSVQRRHQKVIEESPSPFITPETRKGVCEMAVKLAKAVGYYNAGTIECLVDHKQNYYFLEMNTRLQVEHPITEMVTGIDLVKAQILVAQGDPLPFKQEDIQQRGHAVECRVYAEDPFHNFMPAPGLVVDMQYPLGPGIRLDNGIYQGFQVPMDYDPILAKLVAYGRDREEAIQRMQRALSEYRVSGPKTNLYFHRRALAIEDFVKGKYDTHFIDKHMKEILSVSREDTQKALMAAALAKHLEESKARPVSHAGGVSDASPWRLTGRKLGLRS; this is encoded by the coding sequence ATGGTGACTCAACGCAAAATCAAAAAAATCCTGATCGCCAACCGCGGCGAGATCGCCGTGCGCGTCATCCGCGCCTGCCGCGACATGGGCATCGCGACGGTGGCGGTGTTCAGCGACCCCGACCGCGCCGCGCTGCACGTGCGGCGCGCCGACGAGGCCGTCCACCTGGGACCCGCCTCGCCCAAAGAGAGCTACCTCAACGTCGACAAGCTGCTCGCGGCGGCCAAGGCCACCGGCGCCGACGCCATCCACCCCGGCTACGGCTTCCTCTCCGAGAACGCCGACTTCGCCCGCGCCGTCACCCAGGCCGGCTTGATCTTCATCGGCCCCGACCCCGAGGTCATCGTCAAGATGGGCTCGAAGATCGGCGCGCGGCAGATCGCCGAGGCCGCGGGGGTCCCCGTGGTGCCGGGCATCAAGCATGCGCTCAAAAACGCCGACGAGGCCCTCGAGGTGGCAAAGAAGATCGGCTTCCCCGTCCTGCTCAAGGCCGCGGCGGGCGGCGGCGGCAAGGGCATGCGCGCGGTGCGCGAGGAAAAAGAGCTCAAGAGCGCCTTCCAGATGGCGCAGAACGAGGCCCTCAATTCCTTCAAGGACGACGCGGTCTACGTCGAGAAACTGGTCGAGGGTCCGCATCACATCGAGGTCCAGGTCTTCGGCGACCACCACGGCAACGTCGTGCACCTCTGGGAGCGCGAGTGCTCCGTGCAGCGCCGCCACCAGAAGGTCATCGAGGAGTCCCCCTCCCCCTTCATCACCCCCGAGACCCGCAAGGGCGTCTGCGAGATGGCGGTGAAGCTGGCCAAGGCGGTGGGCTACTACAACGCCGGCACCATCGAGTGCCTGGTCGATCACAAGCAGAACTATTATTTCCTCGAGATGAACACCCGCCTGCAGGTCGAGCACCCGATCACCGAGATGGTCACGGGCATCGACTTGGTGAAGGCGCAGATCCTCGTCGCGCAGGGCGATCCCCTGCCCTTCAAGCAGGAAGACATCCAGCAGCGCGGCCACGCGGTCGAGTGCCGCGTCTACGCCGAGGATCCTTTTCATAATTTCATGCCCGCGCCCGGCCTGGTCGTCGACATGCAGTACCCGCTGGGCCCCGGCATCCGGCTGGACAACGGCATCTACCAGGGCTTCCAGGTCCCGATGGACTACGATCCCATCCTCGCCAAGCTGGTCGCCTACGGCCGCGACCGCGAGGAGGCTATCCAGCGCATGCAGCGCGCCTTGAGCGAGTACCGGGTCAGCGGCCCCAAGACCAATTTGTACTTCCACCGCCGCGCCCTCGCGATCGAGGACTTCGTGAAGGGGAAATACGACACCCACTTCATCGACAAGCACATGAAAGAGATCCTGAGCGTCTCCCGCGAGGACACGCAGAAGGCCCTGATGGCCGCGGCCCTGGCGAAGCACTTAGAGGAAAGCAAGGCCCGTCCCGTCAGCCACGCCGGCGGCGTCTCCGACGCCTCGCCCTGGCGGCTGACAGGACGCAAACTGGGATTGCGAAGTTAA
- a CDS encoding methylmalonyl-CoA carboxyltransferase, giving the protein MSELLKKKNDEAELGGGADRIAAQHKAGKLTARERIDFLLDPGSFVELDRFVTHRCSDFGMEDKKILGDGVVTGHGTIDGRTVFLFAQDFTSFGGSLGEAFARKVCKIMDLAMKTGAPVIGLNDSGGARIQEGVQSLAGYADIFLRNVLASGVIPQISVIMGPCAGGAVYSPALTDFILMVENTAHMFITGPEVIKAVTHEVVSKEDLGGALAHNSKSGVSLLRAPNDQAALQQVRELFAFLPANNLEDPPLANSKDDPNRVDEKLDALIPDSPNKPYDMKVLIKSTLDDGYFFEVGPDFAKNILIGFGRYNGRVAGIVANQPQVLAGCLDIDASIKAARFVRFCDAFNIPIVTFVDVPGFLPGTDQEFGGIILHGAKLLYAFCEATVPKVTVITRKGYGGAYDVMSSKHIRGDINFAYPFSEIAVMGSDGAVNIIFRKEIEKAKDPEKERARLTEEYRATFATPYKAAELGYIDEVIEPRFTRVKIVKALEMLKNKVDKNPPKKHGNIPL; this is encoded by the coding sequence ATGTCCGAGCTTTTGAAGAAGAAAAACGACGAGGCCGAGCTGGGCGGCGGCGCCGACCGCATCGCCGCGCAGCACAAGGCCGGCAAGCTGACCGCCCGCGAGCGCATCGACTTCCTCCTCGACCCCGGCAGCTTCGTCGAGCTCGACCGTTTCGTTACCCACCGCTGCTCCGACTTCGGCATGGAAGACAAGAAGATCCTGGGCGACGGCGTGGTCACGGGCCACGGCACCATCGACGGCCGCACCGTCTTCCTCTTCGCGCAGGATTTCACCAGCTTCGGCGGCTCGCTGGGCGAGGCCTTCGCCCGCAAGGTCTGTAAGATCATGGACCTCGCCATGAAGACCGGGGCGCCGGTGATCGGCCTCAACGACAGCGGCGGCGCGCGCATCCAAGAAGGCGTCCAGTCGCTGGCCGGCTATGCCGACATCTTCCTGCGCAACGTGCTGGCCAGCGGGGTCATCCCGCAGATCTCGGTCATCATGGGGCCCTGCGCCGGCGGCGCGGTCTACTCGCCCGCCTTGACGGATTTCATCCTGATGGTCGAGAACACGGCGCACATGTTCATCACCGGGCCCGAGGTCATCAAGGCCGTCACCCACGAAGTGGTCAGCAAGGAAGACCTGGGCGGCGCCCTCGCCCACAACAGCAAGTCCGGCGTCTCGCTGCTGCGCGCGCCCAACGACCAGGCCGCCTTGCAGCAGGTCCGCGAGCTGTTCGCCTTCCTGCCCGCCAACAACCTCGAGGACCCACCTCTGGCGAATTCCAAGGACGACCCCAACCGCGTCGACGAAAAGCTCGACGCCCTGATCCCGGACAGCCCCAATAAGCCCTACGACATGAAGGTGTTGATCAAGAGCACCTTGGACGACGGTTATTTCTTCGAAGTGGGGCCCGACTTCGCCAAGAACATCCTGATCGGCTTCGGCCGCTACAACGGGCGGGTCGCCGGCATCGTCGCCAACCAGCCCCAGGTCCTGGCCGGCTGCCTCGACATCGACGCCAGCATCAAGGCCGCGCGCTTCGTGCGCTTCTGCGACGCTTTCAATATCCCCATCGTCACCTTCGTCGACGTGCCGGGTTTCCTGCCGGGCACCGACCAGGAGTTCGGCGGGATCATCCTGCACGGGGCCAAGCTGCTCTACGCCTTCTGCGAGGCCACGGTGCCCAAGGTCACGGTCATCACCCGCAAGGGCTACGGCGGCGCCTACGACGTCATGAGCTCGAAGCACATCCGCGGCGACATCAACTTCGCCTACCCCTTTTCCGAAATCGCCGTGATGGGCTCAGACGGCGCGGTCAACATCATCTTCCGCAAGGAGATCGAGAAGGCCAAAGACCCTGAGAAAGAGCGCGCCCGCCTGACCGAGGAATACCGCGCCACCTTCGCCACGCCCTACAAGGCGGCCGAGCTGGGCTACATCGACGAGGTCATCGAGCCGCGCTTCACCCGGGTGAAGATCGTCAAGGCGCTGGAGATGCTGAAGAACAAGGTGGACAAGAATCCGCCGAAAAAACACGGAAATATTCCCCTGTAG
- a CDS encoding NAD-dependent malic enzyme, whose protein sequence is MSNQKLIRTLRCKNRKFIGVLSKLISTISQMGGDIGNISTVSFGELHNIRDITIIVNDEDHLSAIVSAVRKIPEVELESVIDEVLELHQGGKLLVRPKLPIQSIEDLRKVYTPGVASVCKLLKEDPSQIEVYTTIGKTVGLCTNGSRVLGLGNLGAAASMPVMEGKAALFQQFSGLHMIPVLINTLDVQRFIDTVETISPTFSAIQLEDIRTPDCFEIEAELISRLKIPVMHDDQHGTATVALAATINACRVGGIELKKANVGQIGLGAAGSAIANLIMKYTGNPVYGTDVNPEAKKRFEGMGGIVAELKDLLKKCQVVVATTGLPGLIKAEDVQKGQVILALSNPFPEITITEALAAGAAFASDGSRVNNLLGFPGIFRGAIEAKALRFTPDIFIAAALAIVGQTPENELIPDPLDPLVHAAVAKAVAKAAVQARVTRDFLK, encoded by the coding sequence ATGTCGAATCAAAAACTCATCCGCACGCTTCGCTGCAAAAACCGCAAATTTATCGGAGTCTTATCCAAGCTGATCTCGACCATCTCCCAGATGGGCGGCGACATCGGCAATATCTCGACGGTCAGCTTCGGCGAGCTGCACAACATTCGCGACATCACGATCATCGTCAACGACGAGGACCATCTTAGCGCCATCGTCAGCGCCGTGCGCAAGATCCCCGAGGTCGAGCTCGAATCGGTCATCGACGAAGTCCTCGAGCTGCACCAGGGCGGGAAGCTCCTGGTCCGCCCCAAACTGCCCATCCAGTCCATCGAGGACCTGCGCAAGGTCTACACCCCCGGTGTGGCCTCCGTCTGCAAGCTGCTCAAAGAAGACCCCAGCCAGATCGAAGTCTACACGACCATCGGAAAGACAGTCGGCCTCTGCACCAACGGCAGCCGCGTGCTGGGCCTGGGCAATCTCGGCGCCGCCGCCTCGATGCCGGTCATGGAGGGCAAGGCCGCCCTCTTCCAACAGTTTTCCGGCCTGCACATGATCCCGGTCCTGATCAACACCCTCGACGTCCAGCGCTTCATCGACACGGTCGAGACGATCTCGCCCACCTTTTCCGCGATCCAGCTCGAGGACATCCGCACGCCGGATTGTTTCGAAATCGAGGCCGAGCTGATCTCGCGTCTGAAAATCCCCGTCATGCACGACGACCAACACGGCACGGCGACGGTCGCCTTGGCGGCGACGATCAACGCCTGCCGGGTCGGAGGCATCGAACTGAAAAAGGCCAATGTCGGCCAAATCGGTCTGGGAGCGGCGGGCTCGGCGATCGCCAACCTGATCATGAAATATACCGGCAATCCGGTCTACGGCACCGACGTCAACCCCGAGGCGAAAAAGCGTTTCGAAGGGATGGGCGGCATCGTCGCCGAGTTGAAGGACTTGCTGAAGAAATGCCAGGTCGTCGTCGCCACGACCGGCCTCCCCGGCCTGATCAAGGCCGAAGACGTGCAGAAGGGCCAGGTCATCCTCGCGCTCAGCAACCCCTTCCCCGAGATCACCATCACCGAGGCCCTCGCGGCCGGCGCCGCCTTTGCCAGCGACGGCAGCCGGGTCAACAATCTGCTCGGCTTCCCCGGCATCTTCCGCGGCGCCATCGAGGCCAAGGCCCTGCGCTTCACGCCCGATATCTTCATCGCGGCGGCCCTGGCCATCGTCGGCCAAACCCCCGAAAACGAGCTGATCCCCGACCCGCTCGACCCCCTGGTCCACGCGGCGGTCGCGAAGGCCGTGGCGAAGGCGGCGGTGCAGGCGCGAGTGACGCGCGATTTCCTCAAATAG
- the mce gene encoding methylmalonyl-CoA epimerase, whose translation MSFKKVDHVAIAVPNLEEAVKLYQSLLGKGPEHIEEVEEQKVRAAFFGVGETNLELLFPTSPDSPISNFLEQKKGRGGLHHICIEVSGIEQHLEELKKQGVQLIDEKPRIGAHGKRIAFVHPKSTGGVLLELSEPVADH comes from the coding sequence ATGTCCTTCAAAAAAGTCGATCACGTCGCCATCGCCGTCCCCAACCTGGAAGAGGCGGTCAAGCTCTACCAAAGCCTGCTGGGCAAGGGGCCCGAGCACATCGAGGAGGTGGAGGAACAAAAGGTCCGGGCGGCCTTCTTCGGCGTCGGCGAGACCAACCTCGAGCTGCTCTTCCCCACCTCGCCCGACAGCCCCATCTCGAACTTCCTCGAGCAGAAGAAGGGGCGTGGCGGCCTGCACCACATCTGCATCGAGGTCAGTGGAATTGAGCAGCACCTAGAAGAGCTGAAAAAGCAGGGCGTTCAGCTGATCGACGAAAAGCCGCGCATCGGCGCCCACGGCAAGCGCATCGCCTTCGTCCACCCCAAGTCCACCGGCGGGGTCCTGCTCGAGCTCTCCGAGCCCGTCGCCGACCATTGA
- a CDS encoding CoA ester lyase — MSPKVHPNEALFAGEKPFPIIPSCEHFAGSEKLITKAMELQNTKGGVFDITMDCEDGAPTGKEKEHAEMIVAMAKGPLNKHKMAGARIHDYTNAHWKQDVDILVGGAGNELAYITIPKPTAVGQVKEMIAYIQEVAKKNGIKREIPIHVLIETHGALKDAFEIAALPWMQVLDFGLMDFVSGHHGAIPDACMRSPGQFEHALIFRAKAQVCAAALANGIIPAHNVTLDLKDAEKTKADASRARNEFGFLRMWSIYPTQIDAIVAAMLPDYKGVEKGAQILVAAQEANWGPIQFEGELHDRATYRYFWELVQRAHISGQKLPEAAEKAFFG, encoded by the coding sequence ATGAGTCCCAAAGTGCATCCGAACGAGGCCCTCTTCGCGGGCGAAAAGCCCTTTCCGATCATCCCTTCCTGCGAGCATTTCGCCGGCTCCGAAAAGCTGATCACCAAGGCGATGGAGCTGCAGAACACCAAGGGCGGCGTCTTCGACATCACGATGGACTGCGAGGACGGCGCGCCCACCGGCAAGGAGAAGGAGCACGCCGAGATGATCGTCGCGATGGCGAAGGGCCCGCTCAACAAGCACAAGATGGCCGGCGCCCGGATCCACGACTACACCAATGCGCATTGGAAGCAGGACGTCGATATCCTGGTCGGCGGCGCCGGCAACGAGCTGGCCTACATCACAATCCCCAAGCCCACCGCGGTCGGGCAGGTGAAGGAGATGATCGCCTACATCCAAGAGGTCGCGAAGAAGAACGGCATCAAGCGCGAGATTCCCATCCACGTCTTGATCGAGACCCACGGCGCCTTGAAAGATGCCTTCGAGATCGCGGCCCTGCCCTGGATGCAGGTCTTGGACTTCGGCCTGATGGACTTCGTCTCCGGCCACCATGGCGCCATCCCCGACGCCTGCATGCGCTCGCCGGGGCAGTTCGAGCACGCACTGATCTTCCGCGCGAAGGCGCAGGTCTGCGCGGCGGCCCTGGCCAACGGCATCATCCCTGCGCACAACGTGACGCTGGACCTGAAGGACGCCGAGAAGACCAAGGCCGACGCGAGCCGCGCCCGCAACGAGTTCGGCTTTCTGCGCATGTGGTCGATCTACCCGACCCAGATCGACGCCATCGTCGCGGCGATGCTGCCTGACTACAAGGGCGTCGAGAAGGGCGCGCAGATCCTGGTGGCTGCGCAAGAGGCCAACTGGGGCCCGATCCAGTTCGAGGGCGAGCTCCACGACCGCGCCACCTACCGCTACTTCTGGGAGCTGGTGCAGCGCGCACACATCTCCGGGCAGAAGCTGCCGGAGGCGGCGGAGAAGGCCTTCTTCGGGTAA